One region of Pogoniulus pusillus isolate bPogPus1 chromosome 19, bPogPus1.pri, whole genome shotgun sequence genomic DNA includes:
- the LOC135183722 gene encoding scale keratin-like isoform X3: MSCYDLCPTSACGISRPQPLADSANEPCVRQCPDSSALIQPPPVVVTFPGPILSSFPQSSVVGSSGAPVLGASGGSLGYGGLYGYGGSSLGYRGLYGYGRSFGSGSCSPSSYQFSRYRRGSCGPC; encoded by the exons ATGTCCTGCTACGACCTGTGCCCCACCTCTGCCTGCGGCATCAGCCGGCCCCAGCCCCTGGCCGACAGCGCCAACGAGCCCTGCGTGCGGCAGTGCCCTGACTCCAGCGCCCTGATCCAGCCCCCCCCGGTGGTGGTCACCTTCCCTGggcccatcctcagctccttcccccagagCTCCGTGGTGGGATCCTCTGGAGCTCCTGTCCTTGGGGCTTCTGGAGGCTCCCTGG GCTATGGGGGTCTGTATGGCTATGGAGGCTCCTCCCTGGGCTACAGGGGCCTGTATGGCTACGGCAGATCCTTTGGCtctggctcctgcagcccttcctcctACCAGTTCAGCAGGTACCGCCGTGGCAGCTGTGGGCCCTGCtag
- the LOC135183722 gene encoding scale keratin-like isoform X2 codes for MSCYDLCPTSACGISRPQPLADSANEPCVRQCPDSSALIQPPPVVVTFPGPILSSFPQSSVVGSSGAPVLGASGGSLGYGGSSLGYGGLYGYGGSSLGYGGLGSCGGSSLGYGGLYGYGGSSLGYRGLYGYGRSFGSGSCSPSSYQFSRYRRGSCGPC; via the exons ATGTCCTGCTACGACCTGTGCCCCACCTCTGCCTGCGGCATCAGCCGGCCCCAGCCCCTGGCCGACAGCGCCAACGAGCCCTGCGTGCGGCAGTGCCCTGACTCCAGCGCCCTGATCCAGCCCCCCCCGGTGGTGGTCACCTTCCCTGggcccatcctcagctccttcccccagagCTCCGTGGTGGGATCCTCTGGAGCTCCTGTCCTTGGGGCTTCTGGAGGCTCCCTGGGCTATGGGG gctcctccCTAGGCTATGGGGGTCTGTATGGCTATGGAGGCTCCTCCCTAGGCTATGGGGGTCTggggagctgtggaggctcctccCTAGGCTATGGGGGTCTGTATGGCTATGGAGGCTCCTCCCTGGGCTACAGGGGCCTGTATGGCTACGGCAGATCCTTTGGCtctggctcctgcagcccttcctcctACCAGTTCAGCAGGTACCGCCGTGGCAGCTGTGGGCCCTGCtag
- the LOC135183722 gene encoding scale keratin-like isoform X1, which yields MSCYDLCPTSACGISRPQPLADSANEPCVRQCPDSSALIQPPPVVVTFPGPILSSFPQSSVVGSSGAPVLGASGGSLGYGGLGGYGGSSLGYGGLGGYGGLYGYGGSSLGYGGLYGYGGSSLGYGGYGGLYGYGGSSLGYRGLYGYGRSFGSGSCSPSSYQFSRYRRGSCGPC from the exons ATGTCCTGCTACGACCTGTGCCCCACCTCTGCCTGCGGCATCAGCCGGCCCCAGCCCCTGGCCGACAGCGCCAACGAGCCCTGCGTGCGGCAGTGCCCTGACTCCAGCGCCCTGATCCAGCCCCCCCCGGTGGTGGTCACCTTCCCTGggcccatcctcagctccttcccccagagCTCCGTGGTGGGATCCTCTGGAGCTCCTGTCCTTGGGGCTTCTGGAGGCTCCCTGGGCTATGGGGGTCTGGGAGGCTATGGGGGCTCCTCCCTGGGCTATGGGGGTCTGGGAGGCTATGGGGGTCTGTATGGCTATGGAGGCTCCTCCCTGGGCTATGGGGGTCTGTATGGCTATGGAGGCTCCTCCCTAGGCTATGGGG GCTATGGGGGTCTGTATGGCTATGGAGGCTCCTCCCTGGGCTACAGGGGCCTGTATGGCTACGGCAGATCCTTTGGCtctggctcctgcagcccttcctcctACCAGTTCAGCAGGTACCGCCGTGGCAGCTGTGGGCCCTGCtag